In Lates calcarifer isolate ASB-BC8 linkage group LG21, TLL_Latcal_v3, whole genome shotgun sequence, the sequence tcagctgctgcttcctctgtgaACGCGTCTCTTACTGGCTGGAGGCTTTCTTCAGGAAGTCttcgtctgtctgtctgaaagtGTCCAGGAGACATTTCTTAATCAGTTTGTCCATATTCTCAGAGTCTCCTGAAACGACAACATTACAGCATTAAGCAGAGAGCAACATCCTGCTGTGATGAACACTCTGTGTCCCTGAACTCACCGCTCGGGAACTTCTTGGCCAGGTTGTGATGGAGATGCTCTGCGGCGAATCGAGAGGCTCGAGCTCCGCCGTGACCGTCAAACACCGCGAAGTACGCAACACGAGACCTGCAACGCAAGAGACACGTCAGCACCCGACGAGTCTGCACCCGGCCGCTCACAGTCAGACGTGACAGGATGCAGGTCGTACACTCGTCCGGGCAGAGCCGACAGACAGACGCTCATGTCCGGCAGCAGAACGTGAGCGTCCTGCATCTCCTCCCGCTCACCACGCCTCGCCGCCACGAAGCCTTTCAACACAGGGAGGCCTGAACGACGacgacaacacacacacacacacacacacacacacacacacacacacacacacacacacacacacacacacagagtaagtTCAGCTGGTTACACTCATCATCTCTACGCGTCATATTTCCATCCACTCAGGGTCTGACAGCTTTGattagaggaggagaagcaaaCAAACATTGTGGTGGAACAGCTGAAAACCTTCTTTACAAACTTTCTTGATCTCcccccgctcctcctcctcctcctcctcctcctcctcctcctctttatcAGCGTCAGACTCGGCATCTTCTCgttttctttttacacttttcccctcctcctcctctttttcttcttctctggtggCCTGTGGTCGAGCAGCGACCGGCGCCACTGAAACTTGACCTGAGGAAGAATCAgaccaaacacaaaataaacaaagaaaaaagcttCATTAGTGAGAGAAAATCCAGCatttaaaagtagaaaatgttgttattataaGATCTGTTTTGTTTGGCCAGAAATACATCAATCAAACGTAtcatatcactaccagactccattgagaaaaacagggatttaaccaggagctgctggaataccactgcctccatctgttagtgtgtctgtgttactgtgtgactttcagtggtggaagaagtaatcagatactttactgcagtaaaagtaccacacagtaacacaaattaACAGGCAGCAatattccagcagcttctgtgttctgctctgtaaaattgctagttttctcaatggagtctggtattgaaaTATAATGACGTTTCTGCTTCATTTACTTCTAAAAGAATTATTTTAtgattgtattattattgtgagTATAAAAAGTGCTCTTATATCCAGTACTACTGTAAATGCACTGAGTTTCCTGCTGCGGTTTTTTAAACGatgtaatgaataaaaatcagCAGGAAGCTAATGAAGGAATAACTACGGTGCTCTGTTTTAGCCCATTCAAACATCTGCTCTTTAGCTTCTCTGAGCGTCAGAGAGTTTAACTAACTGATGTCTGCTCTGTAGCATGAACCGGCGCTGTCATCAACATATAACCGTTAACCGTCCACTCACCGGCGGTCTGTGTGGGCTCCGGCAGGTCGTCGAACAGGTCCATTCtgtctgttagctgttagctcagGAGCTGTTAGCTCGGGAGC encodes:
- the LOC108892720 gene encoding integrin-linked kinase-associated serine/threonine phosphatase 2C isoform X3, with product MDLFDDLPEPTQTAGQVSVAPVAARPQATREEEKEEEEGKSVKRKREDAESDADKEEEEEEEEEEEERGEIKKVCKEGLPVLKGFVAARRGEREEMQDAHVLLPDMSVCLSALPGRVSRVAYFAVFDGHGGARASRFAAEHLHHNLAKKFPSGDSENMDKLIKKCLLDTFRQTDEDFLKKASSQKPAWKDGSTATCVLVVDDMVYVANLGDSRAVLCRMEAAADGRRRSVTLALSKEHNPTMYEERMRIQRAGGTVRDGRVLGVLEVSRSIGDGQYKRCGVISTPDLRRCQLTANDRTGVWSRGRG